In Halobaculum magnesiiphilum, the following proteins share a genomic window:
- a CDS encoding metal-dependent hydrolase, with product MAFTHALAGAVLAAPVVAFAPELAVPAALAGIVGGLVPDVDLFVGRHRRTLHFPVLGWALALPATALATLAPTAATVAAAVGCVSFAVHAGTDALGAGDEIRPWERTSPEAVYDHLHGRWIRPRYWIRYDGAPEDAVATAALAIPVVAFYPAPLPAVAAACVGLGVAYAAVRRRLPPVVEELVG from the coding sequence ATGGCGTTCACCCACGCCCTCGCCGGCGCGGTGCTGGCGGCGCCCGTGGTCGCGTTCGCGCCCGAGTTGGCGGTTCCGGCAGCCCTCGCGGGGATCGTCGGCGGGCTCGTCCCCGATGTCGACCTGTTCGTCGGTCGCCACCGGCGGACGCTGCACTTTCCGGTGCTGGGGTGGGCGCTGGCGCTCCCGGCGACCGCGCTCGCGACGCTGGCGCCGACGGCCGCCACCGTCGCGGCGGCGGTGGGGTGCGTCTCGTTCGCCGTCCACGCCGGCACCGACGCCCTCGGCGCCGGCGACGAGATCCGTCCGTGGGAACGCACCTCCCCGGAGGCCGTCTACGACCACCTTCACGGCCGGTGGATCCGGCCGCGCTACTGGATCCGCTACGACGGCGCCCCGGAGGACGCCGTCGCGACCGCGGCGCTCGCGATCCCGGTCGTCGCGTTCTACCCCGCGCCGCTCCCGGCGGTCGCGGCCGCCTGCGTCGGCCTCGGCGTCGCGTACGCCGCCGTCCGCCGCCGGCTCCCCCCAGTCGTCGAGGAGTTGGTCGGATGA
- the sufU gene encoding Fe-S cluster assembly sulfur transfer protein SufU translates to MGGGSDMYRQQILDHYKNPRNYGELDDATFSHTGENPSCGDTITVDVRLEDDGETIEYVAFSGDGCAISQASASMLSERLRGMTLDELEAMDTDDITEMLGVDISPMRIKCAVLARQVAQDGAKLHEGEIDDLDVTKTED, encoded by the coding sequence ATTGGCGGCGGCTCCGACATGTATCGCCAGCAGATCCTGGATCACTACAAGAACCCGCGCAACTACGGCGAACTCGACGACGCCACGTTCTCCCACACCGGCGAGAACCCCTCCTGCGGCGACACGATCACCGTCGACGTGCGCCTGGAGGACGACGGCGAGACGATCGAGTACGTCGCGTTCTCGGGCGACGGCTGCGCCATCTCGCAGGCGTCCGCCTCGATGCTCTCCGAGCGCCTGCGGGGGATGACCCTCGACGAGCTGGAGGCGATGGACACCGACGACATCACCGAGATGCTCGGCGTCGACATCTCCCCGATGCGGATCAAGTGCGCCGTGCTCGCCCGGCAGGTCGCCCAGGACGGCGCGAAGCTCCACGAGGGCGAGATCGACGACCTCGACGTGACGAAGACCGAGGACTGA
- the radA gene encoding DNA repair and recombination protein RadA produces MAEDDLQELPGVGPATADKLVEAGFDSYQSIAVASPAELGNTADIGDSTANDIIQGAREAADVGGFESGAQVLERREEIGKLSWQIDEVDDLLGGGMETQSITEVYGEFGAGKSQVTHQMAVNVQLSRDDGGLEGSAIFVDSEDTFRPERIDDMVHGLDDEILEREFERREIEGSPDDDDDMRTLVEDFLDHIHVAKAFNSNHQILLAEKAKELASEHEDTDWPVRMLTVDSLTAHFRAEYVGRGELAERQQKLNKHLHDLMRIGDLYNCVVLVTNQVASNPDSYFGDPTQPIGGNILGHTSTFRIYLRKSKGDKRIVRLVDAPNLADGEAVMRVQDGGLKPE; encoded by the coding sequence ATGGCAGAAGACGACCTTCAGGAACTCCCCGGCGTCGGCCCCGCGACCGCAGACAAGCTCGTCGAGGCCGGCTTCGACAGCTACCAGAGCATCGCGGTCGCGAGCCCCGCCGAGCTGGGCAACACGGCCGACATCGGCGACTCGACGGCGAACGACATCATCCAGGGCGCCCGCGAGGCGGCCGACGTTGGCGGCTTCGAGTCCGGCGCGCAGGTACTCGAACGACGCGAGGAGATCGGCAAGCTCTCGTGGCAGATCGACGAGGTCGACGACCTCCTGGGCGGCGGGATGGAGACGCAGTCGATCACCGAGGTGTACGGAGAGTTCGGCGCCGGCAAGTCGCAGGTGACCCACCAGATGGCCGTGAACGTCCAGCTCTCCCGCGACGACGGCGGGCTCGAGGGATCGGCCATCTTCGTCGACTCCGAGGACACGTTCCGCCCCGAGCGGATCGACGACATGGTCCACGGACTGGACGACGAGATCCTCGAGCGCGAGTTCGAGCGCCGCGAGATCGAGGGGTCGCCCGACGACGACGACGACATGCGGACGCTCGTCGAGGACTTCCTCGACCACATCCACGTCGCGAAGGCGTTCAACTCCAACCACCAGATCCTCCTGGCGGAGAAGGCGAAGGAGCTCGCGAGCGAGCACGAGGACACCGACTGGCCCGTCCGGATGCTCACCGTCGACTCGCTGACGGCCCACTTTCGCGCCGAGTACGTCGGCCGCGGCGAGCTCGCCGAGCGCCAGCAGAAGCTCAACAAGCACCTCCACGACCTGATGCGCATCGGCGACCTCTACAACTGCGTCGTGCTCGTGACGAACCAGGTCGCCTCCAACCCCGACTCCTACTTCGGCGACCCGACCCAGCCGATCGGCGGCAACATCCTGGGTCACACCTCGACGTTCCGCATCTACCTCCGCAAGTCGAAGGGCGACAAGCGGATCGTGCGGCTCGTCGACGCGCCGAACCTGGCGGACGGCGAGGCCGTGATGCGCGTCCAGGACGGCGGTCTCAAGCCGGAATAG
- a CDS encoding formate/nitrite transporter family protein yields the protein MSEETRVPDDETGSTRGTRSEGDDQASNVTVIERLMQSATDEMERPAPALFLSAVSAGLDIGFGPLLVAVVTTLTVAGGDPVVHRLYVGAAYSVGFVFVVLGGSELFTEHTSLAVVPVLDDRAGLGDLGRLWSLVYAGNVVGGVAFAVFVVWFAPAYGLASTDSFAELAEPFLDQPTAVLFAGAVLTGWLMGLLAWLVAAADSTIARVVFVVLVTGGIGFAHLPHSIAGNVEVLAATLVDPAIGVPEYLRFIALSTLGNAVGGAVFVALLKYGFVLGTVEGEP from the coding sequence GTGTCAGAGGAGACGCGAGTCCCCGACGACGAGACCGGGTCCACCCGCGGAACGCGCAGCGAGGGCGACGACCAGGCCTCGAACGTCACCGTCATCGAGCGGCTGATGCAGTCGGCCACCGACGAGATGGAGCGTCCGGCGCCGGCGCTGTTCCTCTCGGCCGTCTCCGCCGGACTCGACATCGGCTTCGGGCCGCTGTTGGTCGCGGTCGTGACGACGCTGACGGTGGCGGGGGGCGACCCGGTGGTCCACCGCCTGTACGTCGGCGCGGCGTACTCGGTGGGGTTCGTGTTCGTCGTCCTCGGCGGCTCGGAACTGTTCACCGAACACACCTCCCTCGCCGTCGTTCCCGTGCTCGACGACCGCGCCGGCCTCGGCGACCTCGGGCGGCTCTGGTCGCTCGTGTACGCCGGCAACGTCGTCGGCGGGGTCGCCTTCGCCGTCTTCGTCGTCTGGTTCGCGCCCGCCTACGGCCTCGCGAGCACCGATTCGTTCGCCGAACTCGCCGAGCCCTTCCTCGACCAGCCGACGGCGGTCCTGTTCGCGGGGGCCGTGCTCACGGGGTGGCTGATGGGACTGCTCGCGTGGCTGGTGGCGGCCGCCGACTCCACCATCGCCCGCGTCGTGTTCGTCGTGCTCGTCACCGGGGGCATCGGCTTCGCGCACCTCCCGCACTCGATCGCCGGCAACGTCGAGGTGCTGGCGGCGACGCTGGTCGACCCGGCTATCGGGGTCCCCGAGTACCTCCGGTTCATTGCGCTTTCGACCCTCGGCAACGCCGTCGGCGGCGCGGTCTTCGTCGCCCTGCTCAAGTACGGCTTCGTCCTCGGAACCGTCGAGGGCGAGCCGTGA
- the pspAB gene encoding PspA-associated protein PspAB codes for MGILDTLRSVLGSRAEADAVSDADPEDLFGMSTAYVTMEADLGFDPVGEAALCFSSVDSTDFADTVDAVESILDAGSEETGTTFRRHEDDHGYHWVVLADDDPEDLVTSVHFAADEFVERGYGSRLLAAVFGFVDGGDADRHAYWVYSFRRGSYYPFAPESTSERDSKLEFKLESVLDGELGIESDKEYWYPLWPSTPNGHPWE; via the coding sequence ATGGGGATTCTCGACACACTCAGATCCGTGCTCGGCTCGCGCGCGGAGGCCGACGCCGTCAGCGACGCCGACCCCGAGGACCTGTTCGGCATGAGCACCGCCTACGTCACGATGGAGGCGGACCTGGGGTTCGACCCCGTCGGCGAGGCCGCGCTGTGTTTCTCGTCGGTCGACTCGACCGACTTCGCCGACACGGTCGACGCCGTGGAGTCGATCCTCGATGCGGGCAGCGAGGAGACGGGGACGACGTTCCGCCGCCACGAGGACGACCACGGCTACCACTGGGTCGTCCTCGCCGACGACGACCCGGAGGACCTCGTCACGTCGGTCCACTTCGCGGCCGACGAGTTCGTCGAGCGAGGGTACGGTTCGCGGCTGCTGGCGGCGGTGTTCGGCTTCGTGGACGGCGGTGACGCCGACCGGCACGCCTACTGGGTCTACTCGTTCCGCCGGGGGTCGTACTACCCGTTCGCCCCCGAGTCGACCAGCGAGCGCGACTCCAAGCTGGAGTTCAAGCTCGAATCGGTGCTCGACGGCGAACTCGGCATCGAGTCGGACAAGGAGTACTGGTACCCGCTGTGGCCGAGCACCCCGAACGGCCACCCCTGGGAGTAG
- a CDS encoding DUF7475 family protein yields MSTETASGGFALHTESMTGLHWLGVALAAITGVIHLWLAYAFRADETALAVAFLIAALGFFGGVAAVLLDYRRRLLYALGIPFTAGQIPIWYVVNAPNFGATGIADKVVQVVLIVVLAVLYRRES; encoded by the coding sequence ATGAGCACCGAAACGGCGTCCGGAGGGTTCGCCCTCCACACGGAGTCGATGACCGGACTGCACTGGCTCGGGGTCGCGCTCGCGGCGATCACCGGCGTGATCCATCTGTGGCTCGCGTACGCCTTCCGCGCGGACGAGACCGCGCTGGCCGTCGCCTTCCTGATCGCCGCGCTCGGCTTCTTCGGGGGTGTCGCGGCGGTGTTGCTCGACTACCGACGGCGCCTGTTGTACGCGCTCGGCATCCCGTTCACGGCCGGCCAGATACCGATCTGGTACGTCGTGAACGCCCCGAACTTCGGCGCGACCGGCATCGCGGACAAGGTGGTGCAGGTGGTCCTCATCGTCGTCCTCGCGGTCCTCTACCGACGCGAGTCGTAG
- a CDS encoding aminotransferase class V-fold PLP-dependent enzyme, with the protein MEAPEQEPYPLDVEAVRADFPILDRKVGGDVTVPGESEGDTKPLVYLDNAATSHTPDRVVDTIADYYRSYNSNVHRGIHQLSQEASTAYEDAHDRVAEFIGAEGREEVVFTKNTTEAENLVAYAWGLNELGPEDNVVLTEMEHHASLVTWQQIGKKTGADVRFIRVDEDGRLDMDHARDLVDDDTAMANVVHVSNTLGTVNPVAELADLVHDHDGLIFVDGAQSVPHMPVDVGDIDADFFAFSGHKMCGPTGIGVLYGKEHLLEEMQPYLYGGEMIRKVTFEDSEWEDLPWKFEAGTPVIEQGIALHAAIDYLEDLGMENVHAHEGLLAEYAYDRLTEYDDVEVYGPPGDDRAGLVAFNVDGVHAHDLSSILNDHGVAVRAGDHCTQPLHDKLGIAASARASFYVYNTREEIDTLVEAVDDARQLFA; encoded by the coding sequence ATGGAAGCGCCTGAGCAGGAACCGTACCCGCTCGACGTCGAGGCCGTCCGCGCCGACTTCCCTATCCTCGACCGGAAGGTCGGCGGCGACGTGACCGTCCCCGGCGAGAGCGAGGGGGACACGAAGCCGCTCGTGTACCTCGACAACGCGGCCACGAGCCACACGCCCGATCGGGTGGTCGACACGATCGCGGACTACTACCGCTCGTACAACTCCAACGTCCACCGCGGGATCCACCAGTTGAGCCAGGAGGCCAGCACCGCCTACGAGGACGCTCACGACCGCGTCGCCGAGTTCATCGGCGCCGAGGGTCGCGAGGAGGTCGTCTTCACGAAGAACACCACCGAGGCGGAAAACCTCGTCGCGTACGCGTGGGGGCTGAACGAGCTCGGCCCCGAGGACAACGTCGTCCTCACCGAGATGGAACACCACGCGTCGCTGGTCACGTGGCAACAGATCGGAAAGAAGACCGGCGCCGACGTGCGGTTCATCCGCGTCGACGAGGACGGCCGCCTCGACATGGACCACGCCCGCGACTTGGTCGACGACGACACCGCGATGGCGAACGTCGTCCACGTCTCCAACACTCTCGGGACGGTGAACCCCGTGGCCGAACTCGCGGATCTGGTCCACGACCACGACGGGCTGATCTTCGTCGACGGCGCACAGTCGGTGCCGCACATGCCCGTCGACGTGGGCGACATCGACGCGGACTTCTTCGCGTTCTCGGGCCACAAGATGTGCGGCCCCACCGGGATCGGTGTGCTGTACGGCAAGGAGCACCTCCTGGAGGAGATGCAGCCGTACCTCTACGGCGGCGAGATGATCCGGAAGGTCACCTTCGAGGACAGCGAGTGGGAGGACCTCCCGTGGAAGTTCGAGGCCGGCACGCCCGTCATCGAGCAGGGGATCGCCCTGCACGCGGCCATCGACTACCTGGAGGACCTGGGTATGGAGAACGTCCACGCCCACGAGGGGCTGCTCGCGGAGTACGCGTACGACCGGCTGACGGAGTACGACGACGTGGAGGTCTACGGCCCGCCGGGCGACGACCGGGCGGGACTGGTCGCGTTCAACGTCGACGGCGTCCACGCCCACGACCTCTCCAGCATCCTCAACGACCACGGCGTCGCGGTCCGCGCCGGCGACCACTGCACCCAGCCGCTGCACGACAAGCTCGGGATCGCCGCCAGCGCCCGCGCGTCCTTCTACGTCTACAACACGCGCGAGGAGATCGACACGCTGGTCGAGGCGGTCGACGACGCGCGACAGCTGTTCGCGTAG
- the thpR gene encoding RNA 2',3'-cyclic phosphodiesterase: MPRLFVSVDLPDRLADEFAAVQDPLRDIESLRFTDPEQAHCTVKFLGDTDESRVGDVVEALESAVDSAAVDPFEVEVGSLGVFPSREYISVIWVGVREGHGADELTRLAEAVERETVDRGFDEADHEFTPHFTLARMDDARGKREVLDYLDGDPTVGRFEVDEIRLTESTLTEEGPEYETRALVSL; this comes from the coding sequence ATGCCGCGACTGTTCGTCTCCGTCGACCTGCCGGACCGGCTCGCGGACGAGTTCGCCGCCGTCCAGGACCCGCTTCGGGACATCGAGAGCCTGCGCTTCACCGACCCCGAGCAGGCGCACTGCACGGTAAAGTTCCTCGGCGACACCGACGAGTCCCGCGTCGGCGACGTGGTCGAGGCGCTGGAGTCGGCGGTGGACTCGGCCGCCGTCGACCCGTTCGAGGTCGAGGTCGGCAGCCTCGGCGTCTTCCCCTCGCGGGAGTACATCAGCGTGATCTGGGTCGGCGTCCGCGAGGGTCACGGCGCCGACGAGCTGACGCGGCTCGCGGAGGCCGTCGAGCGCGAGACGGTCGACCGAGGGTTCGATGAGGCCGACCACGAGTTCACGCCGCATTTCACCCTCGCGCGGATGGACGACGCCCGCGGGAAACGGGAGGTACTCGACTACCTCGACGGGGACCCCACGGTGGGCCGGTTCGAGGTGGACGAGATCCGGCTCACGGAGTCGACGCTGACCGAGGAGGGACCGGAGTACGAGACGCGGGCGCTGGTGTCGCTGTAG
- a CDS encoding 6-pyruvoyl trahydropterin synthase family protein — protein MTYRTTVTRRFVAQHFLTVPDPGAEGDLHSHVFSVEATFAGPSLNEYDYLVDIDDVRAALDGVEDRYRDATLNDLPEFEGYNPSVERFARVVHERLAPAAAGDPAETLRVTVWEDDEAAAGYEGPIEEPVGATRGDG, from the coding sequence ATGACATACCGAACGACCGTCACGCGCCGGTTCGTCGCACAGCACTTTCTCACCGTTCCCGACCCGGGTGCCGAGGGGGACCTCCACTCGCACGTGTTCTCGGTCGAGGCGACCTTCGCCGGCCCGTCGCTGAACGAGTACGACTACCTCGTCGACATCGACGACGTGCGCGCGGCGCTGGACGGCGTCGAGGACCGCTACCGCGACGCGACGCTGAACGACCTGCCCGAGTTCGAGGGGTACAACCCCAGCGTCGAGCGGTTCGCGCGCGTCGTCCACGAGCGTCTCGCCCCGGCCGCCGCCGGCGACCCGGCCGAGACGCTCCGCGTGACCGTGTGGGAGGACGACGAGGCCGCCGCCGGCTACGAGGGGCCGATCGAGGAGCCGGTGGGAGCGACCCGCGGCGATGGGTGA
- a CDS encoding class I SAM-dependent methyltransferase, whose translation MEGDDVAYLEAARTVDDRAHSDAATAAFRAALRGADRDAGGGGSDGANGDDAGGDDDDSDGVRVLEAGAGTCGLLRRLLADGALPTGEWVAVDTDGRVLTAGRDRLRAEATEAGYGVEPEGSTILLDAPDGDATLRVRFERGDVREVAADHDGDFDGVVARSFADLLAPAEVLALLRAAAPDGWYHLPLTFDGETRFSPSHPVDDAVVEAFHGTMRNRGRAATLLSERFREAGSPPAVDARADWVVQGDGTGGYPADEATFLRVVLDTVVASVEELGAVPDGTLADWRETREAQLARGELRYVAGNRDLFGRVP comes from the coding sequence ATGGAGGGTGACGACGTGGCGTACCTGGAGGCGGCGCGCACCGTCGACGACCGCGCCCACAGCGACGCCGCGACCGCGGCCTTCAGAGCGGCGTTGCGGGGGGCGGATCGCGACGCCGGTGGCGGCGGCAGCGACGGTGCCAACGGGGACGATGCCGGCGGCGACGACGACGACAGCGACGGAGTCCGCGTCCTCGAAGCCGGCGCCGGCACTTGCGGCCTGCTCCGCCGGTTGTTGGCCGACGGCGCGCTCCCGACGGGCGAGTGGGTCGCCGTCGACACCGACGGGCGAGTGCTGACCGCGGGTCGCGACCGCTTGCGCGCGGAGGCGACCGAGGCCGGATACGGAGTCGAACCCGAGGGATCGACGATCCTGCTCGATGCCCCCGACGGCGACGCGACGCTCCGCGTCCGGTTCGAGCGCGGCGACGTCCGGGAGGTCGCCGCCGACCACGACGGCGACTTCGACGGTGTCGTCGCGCGGTCGTTCGCGGACCTGTTGGCGCCCGCCGAGGTGCTCGCGCTGCTCCGTGCGGCCGCGCCGGACGGCTGGTATCACCTGCCGCTCACCTTCGACGGGGAGACGCGGTTCTCGCCGTCACACCCGGTCGACGACGCCGTGGTCGAGGCGTTCCACGGGACGATGCGCAACCGCGGCCGGGCGGCGACGCTGCTTTCCGAGCGGTTCCGGGAGGCGGGGTCGCCGCCGGCGGTCGACGCCCGCGCCGACTGGGTGGTGCAGGGGGACGGAACCGGCGGCTACCCGGCCGACGAGGCGACGTTCCTGCGGGTCGTCCTCGACACGGTGGTCGCGTCCGTCGAGGAATTGGGGGCGGTGCCGGACGGGACGCTGGCCGACTGGCGGGAGACGCGCGAGGCGCAGCTGGCGCGCGGCGAGTTACGGTACGTCGCGGGGAACAGGGACCTGTTCGGGCGAGTGCCGTAG
- a CDS encoding LURP-one-related/scramblase family protein — protein MSDRTYDISGIELTDDTYTVVQSLVRNKYRAVDAAGDVVLRGKQKMFKLKEEFPFVDADGNEVFTVKAAGMLDVAGNYVLADSRTGEELVILDNDYSILQDTWTIRDAETEAAIARIDSRGAVTTIARNALPFGYLIPHRYEITDANGGHVGTIAGKFSLADTYEITIDDATGVPKEAVVAAAMVIDAIQGN, from the coding sequence ATGAGCGACCGCACGTACGACATCTCCGGGATCGAGCTCACCGACGACACCTACACCGTCGTCCAGAGCCTCGTGCGCAACAAGTACCGCGCGGTCGACGCCGCCGGCGACGTCGTCCTCCGGGGCAAACAGAAGATGTTCAAGCTGAAGGAGGAGTTCCCGTTCGTCGACGCCGACGGGAACGAGGTGTTCACCGTGAAGGCGGCGGGGATGCTCGACGTCGCCGGCAACTACGTCCTCGCCGACTCGCGAACGGGCGAGGAGCTCGTGATCCTCGACAACGACTACTCGATCCTGCAGGACACGTGGACGATCCGCGACGCCGAGACGGAGGCGGCGATCGCGCGGATCGACTCCCGCGGCGCCGTGACGACGATCGCACGGAACGCCCTCCCGTTCGGCTATCTGATCCCCCACCGGTACGAGATAACCGACGCGAACGGAGGCCACGTCGGCACGATCGCCGGGAAGTTCTCGCTGGCGGACACCTACGAGATCACCATCGACGACGCGACGGGGGTGCCGAAGGAGGCGGTCGTCGCCGCCGCGATGGTGATCGACGCGATCCAGGGGAACTGA
- a CDS encoding tetratricopeptide repeat protein: MSDDEPERRPHKFSEGQGLDEDYEEFTLDPEELNADPSQVDPVDTRVITDLLDERNIPKDRVDVESLMDVGLSYMGINRFEEATETFERAAQFADEDSLAEQEAWVNKGAAHAQLEEWDEAIGAYQEALRIDDDSEHAASAETNLAYALHENGQGEQALEHAEKAVEIDPRFPQAWYNRGFFLVERGLLEDAVNAFDNAIRLGMRNAEVLEEKARALDELGREDEAEEAAERAEEIREEAEQRMVEEHAEGGGGAAGAGAPGGMDGERGGRGGGDAGGAGGAPGGLGDRSGDGDDDLDLGGL; the protein is encoded by the coding sequence ATGAGCGACGACGAGCCCGAACGCCGACCGCACAAGTTCTCCGAGGGGCAGGGCCTCGACGAGGACTACGAGGAGTTCACGCTCGACCCCGAGGAGCTGAACGCCGACCCCTCGCAGGTCGACCCCGTCGACACGCGCGTCATCACCGACCTGCTCGACGAGCGCAACATCCCGAAAGACCGCGTCGACGTGGAGAGCCTCATGGACGTGGGGCTGTCGTACATGGGGATCAACCGCTTCGAGGAGGCGACCGAGACGTTCGAGCGCGCCGCCCAGTTCGCCGACGAGGACTCCCTCGCCGAGCAGGAGGCGTGGGTGAACAAGGGCGCCGCCCACGCCCAACTGGAGGAGTGGGACGAGGCGATCGGCGCGTATCAGGAGGCGCTGCGCATCGACGACGACTCCGAGCACGCCGCCAGCGCCGAGACGAACCTCGCGTACGCGCTCCACGAGAACGGCCAGGGCGAGCAGGCGCTCGAACACGCCGAGAAGGCCGTCGAGATCGACCCGCGCTTCCCGCAGGCGTGGTACAACCGCGGCTTCTTCCTCGTCGAGCGCGGCCTGCTTGAGGACGCGGTGAACGCCTTCGACAACGCGATCCGGCTGGGGATGCGCAACGCCGAGGTGCTCGAGGAGAAGGCGCGCGCGCTCGACGAGCTCGGCCGCGAGGACGAGGCCGAGGAGGCCGCCGAGCGCGCCGAGGAGATCCGCGAGGAGGCCGAACAGCGGATGGTCGAGGAACACGCGGAGGGGGGCGGGGGAGCGGCCGGCGCGGGAGCGCCCGGCGGGATGGACGGCGAGCGGGGCGGCAGAGGAGGCGGCGACGCCGGCGGAGCGGGCGGCGCCCCGGGCGGGCTCGGGGACCGCTCCGGCGACGGCGACGACGATCTCGACCTCGGGGGCCTGTAG
- a CDS encoding glycosyltransferase family 4 protein → MGEDASARGHGLAVALVVAGDPGTTSGGFRYDRRLVAELRATGASVRVFSVPWRRYPLGVVDTPGLATGIPAGLREADVVVVDELAHPGTAGLASRLRRGGTPVVALVHHLRRAEGGRLAPVATLLERRFLRSCSAAVCVSGTTERDVLDLVGGITTHVAPPPADQFDPAVTPADVDRRAGESPLRVVSLGSLVPRKGHPTLLRAVVGVDADWEVAVVGPEPDPDHARAVRTLADDLSIADRVSFHGELSTADLAGVLRESHVLAVPSAYEGFGMAYLEGMGFGLPAVASAAGGASSVVADGENGFLVDPRDVAGVERALRALADDRDRLARMGRAALRRFERHPEWSDTVAGVRDFLAETREVADGG, encoded by the coding sequence ATGGGTGAGGACGCGTCCGCCCGGGGCCACGGACTCGCGGTGGCGCTCGTCGTCGCGGGCGACCCCGGAACCACCTCGGGAGGATTCCGCTACGACCGCCGACTCGTCGCCGAGCTGCGGGCGACCGGCGCGTCGGTACGGGTGTTCTCGGTGCCGTGGCGCCGGTACCCGCTCGGCGTCGTCGACACCCCCGGGCTCGCAACCGGGATCCCGGCGGGACTGCGTGAGGCCGACGTGGTCGTCGTCGACGAGCTCGCTCATCCCGGCACGGCGGGACTCGCCAGTCGGCTCCGCCGCGGCGGCACGCCGGTCGTCGCGCTGGTGCACCACCTCCGGCGCGCCGAGGGCGGCCGGCTCGCGCCGGTCGCGACGCTGCTGGAGCGGCGATTCCTTCGGAGCTGCTCGGCCGCGGTCTGCGTGAGCGGGACGACCGAACGCGACGTGCTCGACCTGGTCGGGGGGATCACCACGCACGTCGCCCCGCCGCCCGCGGACCAGTTCGATCCGGCGGTGACGCCGGCGGACGTGGACCGGCGCGCCGGGGAGTCGCCGCTGCGGGTCGTCTCGCTCGGGTCGCTCGTTCCCCGGAAGGGACACCCGACACTGTTGCGGGCGGTCGTCGGCGTCGACGCCGACTGGGAGGTCGCGGTCGTCGGCCCCGAGCCCGACCCGGACCACGCCCGCGCGGTGCGGACGCTGGCAGACGACCTCTCGATCGCCGACCGCGTGTCGTTTCACGGGGAGCTGTCGACGGCCGACCTCGCCGGCGTCCTCCGCGAGTCGCACGTCCTCGCGGTCCCCTCGGCGTACGAGGGCTTCGGGATGGCGTACCTGGAGGGGATGGGCTTCGGCCTCCCGGCGGTCGCCTCCGCGGCCGGCGGAGCGTCCTCGGTCGTCGCCGACGGCGAGAACGGCTTCCTCGTCGACCCCCGCGACGTTGCGGGGGTCGAGCGCGCGCTTCGCGCGCTCGCGGACGACCGCGACCGGTTGGCCCGGATGGGACGGGCCGCGCTCCGGCGGTTCGAGCGCCACCCCGAGTGGAGCGACACCGTCGCCGGGGTCCGCGACTTCCTCGCGGAGACGCGGGAGGTGGCCGATGGAGGGTGA
- a CDS encoding DUF424 domain-containing protein has protein sequence MLTRRETPEGTLVAVCDADVLGETFEDDDVSLEVTEEFYGGDEAEPADADAVVEGLYDADTANLVGEGCVGVAVDAGVIDADRVLAVGDTLHAQLLWL, from the coding sequence CTGCTCACGCGCCGCGAGACGCCCGAAGGAACGCTCGTCGCCGTCTGCGACGCGGACGTGCTCGGCGAGACCTTCGAGGACGACGACGTTTCGCTTGAGGTGACCGAGGAGTTCTACGGGGGCGACGAGGCCGAGCCGGCCGACGCCGATGCCGTCGTCGAGGGCCTGTACGACGCCGACACCGCGAACCTCGTCGGCGAGGGCTGCGTCGGCGTCGCCGTCGACGCCGGCGTCATCGACGCCGACCGGGTGCTGGCGGTCGGCGACACCCTGCACGCGCAGTTGCTCTGGCTGTGA